The Helianthus annuus cultivar XRQ/B chromosome 16, HanXRQr2.0-SUNRISE, whole genome shotgun sequence genome includes a window with the following:
- the LOC110920127 gene encoding uncharacterized protein LOC110920127, whose translation MADYFVEDPKYNEDIFRHRFRMSKRLFLKIVSDVEENDPWFVEAPDARGRKGFTPLQKVTSAIKQLVTGNTPDENDEYLHMAERTSRECLEYFCDTVCKIYGPEFLRRPTSHDMALLYQAHEEKHHIPEYRGQYMRGDHRYPTIMLEAVASQDLWFWHAFAGPPGSQNDINSIPYPHEVNEKKFKRQHEAARKDVERAFGVLKGKWGVLSRPMRARSVKKIRNVVYTCIILHNMILKDDGKAIAPVHIRDPPVEPALDDTVLDELLNEDTHWRLKHDLIDHLASQDLPHLLADSDED comes from the exons atggcgGATTATTTTGTCGAAGACCCGAAGTACAACGAAGATATCTTTCGGCATAGGTTCCGTATGTCGAAacgtttgtttctaaaaattgtGTCCGATGTGGAAGAGAACGACCCGTGGTTTGTAGAGGCCCCCGATGCGCGAGGTAGGAAGGGTTTTACGCCCTTGCAAAAGGTGACATCGGCTATTAAACAGCTCGTAACTGGAAACACTCCAGACGAGAACGACGAGTACTTGCATATGGCCGAAAGAACTTCCCGCGAGTGCCTAGAATATTTTTGTGACACGGTTTGCAAAATATATGGTCCAGAGTTCTTACGTAGACCGACAAGCCACGACATGGCACTTTTATACCAAGCTCATGAGGAAAAACATCACATTCCAG AGTATCGAGGCCAATATATGCGAGGAGATCATAGATACCCGACTATTATGCTCGAAGCGGTTGCTTCTCAAGACTTATGGTTTTGGCATGCTTTTGCCGGTCCACCCGGTTCTCAAAACGATATCAAT tcgatCCCTTACCCTCACGAAGTAAACGAAAAGAAATTCAAGAGGCAACATGAGGCGGCAAGAAAAGACGtcgaacgggcttttggtgttttgaagGGGAAATGGGGTGTATTGAGTCGACCGATGCGAGCAAGATCGGTTAAAAAAATTAGGAATGTCGTGTACACGTgtattattttacacaacatgattttgaaagacgATGGAAAGGCGATAGCACCGGTGCACATTCGGGATCCTCCGGTCGAGCCGgctctagacgatacggtgctGGACGAGTTGTTGAATGAAGACACCCATTGGAGACTCAAACACGATCTCATAGATCATCTCGCAAGTCAAGATTTACCCCATCTTTTGGCCGATTCCGACGAAGACTAG
- the LOC110918435 gene encoding KH domain-containing protein At4g18375 — MGENGRRQLNKRDRDRDRDRDRDWDDNKNQRRRGNERDDRSNNNYNYNINNNNNNYNNNKYDKERENGELIVYRILCPDRFIGSVIGKSGKVINSIRQDTRAKVKVVDPFPGSNHRVITIYCYVKEKVDIEPDDEVGDMEPVCFAQDALIRVHNAIVNVVGTGGDSDKKYKDKTECQILVPSSQAANLIGKAGATIKRLRNKTRTIIKVSPKDVGDPNHSCAMEFDNFVQITGEPDAVRKALFAVSTIMYKFTPKEDVPLETSVTEAPPSIIIPSDLPIFPAAGLYPGVDPYVPARPVPSALGGSHVQEFQGFSDSGSQWPIYSSALPVVSGFSGASLSGELILRVLCPFHKIGRVIGRGGASIKSVREASGARVDVDDTRRDECIVTVQATESLDDIKSMAVEAVLLLQEKINEDDEENVSIRLLVPSKVIGCIIGKSGSIINEIRKRTRADVRISKGDKPKCADANDELVEVIGEVGSVRDALVQIVLRLRDDVLKDRDSGHNPSSGNDSVFAGGSGIPVPSVLPSVSSLASLGYEHRAETGSGLGLLSSSSIYAMNDSGYGSLPSYSSKQLYGGLPSSASEMVVPGHAVGKVMGKGGANVDNIRKISGASVEISESKSSRGDRVAVISGTPEQKRSAENLIQAFIMAT; from the exons ATGGGTGAGAATGGAAGAAGACAGCTTAATAAGAGAGATAGGGATAGGGATAGGGATAGGGATAGAGATTGGGACGATAACAAGAATCAACGAAGAAGAGGAAACGAAAGAGACGACAGAAGTAATAACAATTATAACTATAAtattaacaacaacaacaacaactacaATAATAATAAGTATGATAAGGAGAGGGAGAATGGTGAGTTGATTGTGTACAGGATATTATGTCCGGATCGGTTTATCGGGAGTGTGATCGGGAAGAGTGGGAAGGTTATAAACTCGATTAGGCAAGATACGAGGGCGAAGGTTAAGGTAGTGGACCCGTTTCCGGGGTCGAATCATAGGGTGATAACGATTTATTGTTATGTTAAGGAGAAGGTGGATATTGAGCCGGATGATGAGGTTGGTGATATGGAGCCGGTATGCTTTGCGCAGGATGCGCTTATACGGGTGCATAATGCGATTGTGAACGTGGTAGGGACCGGTGGTGATTCGGATAAGAAGTATAAGGATAAGACAGAGTGCCAGATTCTTGTTCCGTCTAGTCAGGCGGCTAACCTTATTGGGAAAGCCGGTGCAACGATAAAGCGATTGAGAAATAAGACGAGGACGATTATTAAAGTTTCTCCTAAAGATGTTGGTGATCCTAATCATTCATGTGCTATGGAATTCGACAACTTTGTTCAG ATAACTGGTGAACCGGATGCAGTGAGAAAAGCACTATTTGCAGTCTCGACGATTATGTACAAGTTTACCCCTAAGGAAGATGTTCCACTTGAAACATCCGTGACCGAAGCTCCTCCAAGTATCATTATACCTTCTGACCTACCAATATTTCCTGCTGCTGGGCTATACCCAGGTGTGGATCCATACGTGCCTGCAAGACCTGTTCCTTCTGCTCTTGGTGGTTCACATGTTCAAGAATTTCAAGGTTTTTCAGATTCAGGGAGCCAATGGCCAATTTACTCTTCTGCCCTCCCTGTGGTTTCTGGATTTTCTGGTGCCTCTTTATCAGGGGAGTTGATATTAAGGGTTCTCTGCCCGTTTCACAAAATAGGACGTGTTATCGGAAGGGGTGGGGCCTCAATTAAAAGCGTCagagaagctagtggtgctcgTGTTGATGTTGATGACACCAGACGCGATGAATGCATTGTAACAGTCCAAGCAACAGAA TCATTGGATGATATAAAATCAATGGCAGTCGAAGCAGTTCTATTACTTCAAGAAAAAATAAACGAAGACGACGAAGAAAACGTTTCCATTAGGCTTCTTGTCCCTTCCAAAGTTATTGGTTGCATTATAGGTAAAAGTGGTTCAATCATAAACGAAATTCGAAAAAGAACTAGAGCAGATGTTCGCATATCGAAAGGTGATAAACCCAAATGTGCAGATGCTAATGATGAACTTGTTGAG GTGATTGGAGAAGTTGGTAGTGTGAGGGACGCACTTGTTCAGATTGTTCTCCGCCTTCGTGATGATGTCTTAAAAGATAGGGATAGCGGTCATAACCCATCTTCGGGGAATGATTCTGTGTTTGCCGGAGGAAGTGGTATTCCTGTACCTTCAGTTTTACCTAGCGTTTCATCACTTGCTTCTCTGGGTTATGAGCACCGAGCCGAAACAGGGAGTGGTCTGGGCTTGCTTTCTTCAAGCTCCATATATGCG ATGAATGACAGTGGGTATGGATCATTGCCTTCTTATTCTTCAAAGCAACTCTATGGAGG ATTGCCTTCTTCTGCGTCCGAGATGGTGGTCCCGGGTCATGCGGTTGGCAAAGTGATGGGGAAAGGTGGAGCTAATGTTGACAATATCCGCAAG ATATCAGGGGCTTCTGTGGAGATATCTGAATCCAAATCATCCCGGGGTGATCGTGTGGCTGTGATTTCCGGGACACCTGAACAGAAACGCTCAGCTGAAAACTTGATTCAGGCTTTCATAATGGCCACCTAA
- the LOC110918436 gene encoding uncharacterized protein LOC110918436 isoform X1, which translates to MDGVRSNHRMPDEKGEHHKNRYSKESISSSELWTDGLLCAFEYVKGRQRRSFRSPSKSNTKPYSTHQANSQKTYNIKKQVDGYSSDPTNLTENMSDNVIGKLDVSHWIPIGWARISELIESVKIPADWTSQQFDFMDDEDDVTIAELAAPYWERPAGPVWWCHVAADHSHVSSWLNNASWLHPAISIALRDESRLISERMKHLLYEVPVRVAGGLLFELLGQSIGDPYIKEDDVPVVLRSWQAQNFLITALHQKGDTPGLNVLGVIEVQELLFAGGNNVPRTIHEVIALLASRLARWDDRLFRKSVFGEADEVELKFINRRTNEDLNLFIVILNQEIKRLSQQVIRVKWSLHAREEIVFEFLQHLKGNATKTLLEGIRKSTREMLEEQEAVRGRLFTIQDVMQGTKRAWLQDKSTRVTHNLAVFGGCGLILSIITGLFGINVDGIPGATNTPYAFGLFAGILFLIGIISIAVGLLYFGLKKPITEEQVEVRKLELQELVNMFQHEAETHAQVRKHVSGNNIILNGANYVVID; encoded by the exons ATGGATGGCGTCCGATCCAACCATCGCATGCCTGACGAAAAAGGGGAACACCACAAAAACCGTTACAGCAAGGAATCCATATCATCCAGTGAGCTCTGGACAGATGGACTCTTATGTGCTTTTGAATATGTCAAAGGTCGTCAAAGAAGATCATTCAGGTCACCTTCGAAGTCAAACACAAAACCCTACTCAACACATCAAGCAAATAGTCAGAAGACTTATAACATAAAGAAACAAGTCGATGGTTATTCATCAGATCCCACTAATCTTACAGAAAACATGAGTGATAATGTGATAGGAAAACTGGATGTGAGTCATTGGATCCCAATCGGCTGGGCCAGAATATCCGAGCTTATTGAATCAGTGAAAATTCCTGCTGACTGGACCTCGCAGCAGTTTGATTTTATGGACGATGAAGATGATGTTACAATTGCGGAGCTAGCCGCCCCCTACTGGGAGCGGCCAGCTGGACCTGTATGGTGGTGCCATGTGGCTGCGGACCATTCACACGTTAGTTCATGGCTTAATAACGCGTCATGGTTACATCCTGCAATTAGCATTGCTTTGAGAGATGAAAGCCGGCTCATAAGCGAGAGAATGAAACACCTTTTATATGAG GTTCCGGTTAGAGTTGCTGGAGGTCTGTTGTTTGAACTTCTTGGTCAATCAATCGGTGACCCGTATATAAAAGAGGATGACGTGCCTGTTGTCCTTCGTTCATGGCAAGCACAAAATTTCTTAATAACCGCATTGCACCAGAAAGGGGATACACCAGGCTTAAATGTATTGGGTGTTATTGAAGTTCAG GAACTTCTTTTTGCTGGCGGTAATAACGTTCCCCGCACAATACATGAAGTTATAGCCCTCTTGGCCAGCCGGCTTGCACGGTGGGATGACAG ATTATTTCGGAAGTCTGTATTTGGTGAAGCTGATGAAGTAGAACTGAAGTTCATTAACAG gagaaccaatGAAGATTTGAACCTTTTCATTGTAATACTCAACCAAGAAATCAAAAGATTATCACAACAG GTTATTCGAGTCAAATGGTCTTTGCATGCAAGGGAAGAAATAGTATTTGAATTTCTCCAACACTTGAAAGGAAATGCAACTAAAACGTTGCTTGAAGGTATACGAAAAAGTACAAGAGAAATGCTCGAGGAACAAGAAGCAGTGCGTGGTCGCTTGTTTACTATTCAGGATGTCATGCAAGGCACTAAACGGGCATGGTTGCAG GACAAAAGTACGAGAGTAACACACAATCTGGCCGTGTTTGGTGGGTGTGGTCTTATTCTGTCCATCATCACCGGATTATTTGGGATTAATGTTGACGGTATCCCAGGAGCCACAAATACACCATACGCGTTTGGTCTTTTTGCAGGCATTCTGTTCTTGATAGGAATAATCTCAATTGCAGTTGGTTTGTTATACTTTGGACTTAAAAAACCAATCACTGAAGAACAGGTTGAGGTGCGGAAACTTGAGTTGCAAGAATTAGTCAACATGTTCCAGCATGAAGCCGAGACTCATGCTCAGGTTCGGAAACATGTTTCTGGAAACAACATCATACTAAATGGTGCAAACTATGTTGTTATTGATTAG
- the LOC110918436 gene encoding uncharacterized protein LOC110918436 isoform X2, which translates to MDGVRSNHRMPDEKGEHHKNRYSKESISSSELWTDGLLCAFEYVKGRQRRSFRSPSKSNTKPYSTHQANSQKTYNIKKQVDGYSSDPTNLTENMSDNVIGKLDVSHWIPIGWARISELIESVKIPADWTSQQFDFMDDEDDVTIAELAAPYWERPAGPVWWCHVAADHSHVSSWLNNASWLHPAISIALRDESRLISERMKHLLYEVPVRVAGGLLFELLGQSIGDPYIKEDDVPVVLRSWQAQNFLITALHQKGDTPGLNVLGVIEVQELLFAGGNNVPRTIHEVIALLASRLARWDDRRTNEDLNLFIVILNQEIKRLSQQVIRVKWSLHAREEIVFEFLQHLKGNATKTLLEGIRKSTREMLEEQEAVRGRLFTIQDVMQGTKRAWLQDKSTRVTHNLAVFGGCGLILSIITGLFGINVDGIPGATNTPYAFGLFAGILFLIGIISIAVGLLYFGLKKPITEEQVEVRKLELQELVNMFQHEAETHAQVRKHVSGNNIILNGANYVVID; encoded by the exons ATGGATGGCGTCCGATCCAACCATCGCATGCCTGACGAAAAAGGGGAACACCACAAAAACCGTTACAGCAAGGAATCCATATCATCCAGTGAGCTCTGGACAGATGGACTCTTATGTGCTTTTGAATATGTCAAAGGTCGTCAAAGAAGATCATTCAGGTCACCTTCGAAGTCAAACACAAAACCCTACTCAACACATCAAGCAAATAGTCAGAAGACTTATAACATAAAGAAACAAGTCGATGGTTATTCATCAGATCCCACTAATCTTACAGAAAACATGAGTGATAATGTGATAGGAAAACTGGATGTGAGTCATTGGATCCCAATCGGCTGGGCCAGAATATCCGAGCTTATTGAATCAGTGAAAATTCCTGCTGACTGGACCTCGCAGCAGTTTGATTTTATGGACGATGAAGATGATGTTACAATTGCGGAGCTAGCCGCCCCCTACTGGGAGCGGCCAGCTGGACCTGTATGGTGGTGCCATGTGGCTGCGGACCATTCACACGTTAGTTCATGGCTTAATAACGCGTCATGGTTACATCCTGCAATTAGCATTGCTTTGAGAGATGAAAGCCGGCTCATAAGCGAGAGAATGAAACACCTTTTATATGAG GTTCCGGTTAGAGTTGCTGGAGGTCTGTTGTTTGAACTTCTTGGTCAATCAATCGGTGACCCGTATATAAAAGAGGATGACGTGCCTGTTGTCCTTCGTTCATGGCAAGCACAAAATTTCTTAATAACCGCATTGCACCAGAAAGGGGATACACCAGGCTTAAATGTATTGGGTGTTATTGAAGTTCAG GAACTTCTTTTTGCTGGCGGTAATAACGTTCCCCGCACAATACATGAAGTTATAGCCCTCTTGGCCAGCCGGCTTGCACGGTGGGATGACAG gagaaccaatGAAGATTTGAACCTTTTCATTGTAATACTCAACCAAGAAATCAAAAGATTATCACAACAG GTTATTCGAGTCAAATGGTCTTTGCATGCAAGGGAAGAAATAGTATTTGAATTTCTCCAACACTTGAAAGGAAATGCAACTAAAACGTTGCTTGAAGGTATACGAAAAAGTACAAGAGAAATGCTCGAGGAACAAGAAGCAGTGCGTGGTCGCTTGTTTACTATTCAGGATGTCATGCAAGGCACTAAACGGGCATGGTTGCAG GACAAAAGTACGAGAGTAACACACAATCTGGCCGTGTTTGGTGGGTGTGGTCTTATTCTGTCCATCATCACCGGATTATTTGGGATTAATGTTGACGGTATCCCAGGAGCCACAAATACACCATACGCGTTTGGTCTTTTTGCAGGCATTCTGTTCTTGATAGGAATAATCTCAATTGCAGTTGGTTTGTTATACTTTGGACTTAAAAAACCAATCACTGAAGAACAGGTTGAGGTGCGGAAACTTGAGTTGCAAGAATTAGTCAACATGTTCCAGCATGAAGCCGAGACTCATGCTCAGGTTCGGAAACATGTTTCTGGAAACAACATCATACTAAATGGTGCAAACTATGTTGTTATTGATTAG